A single window of Culicoides brevitarsis isolate CSIRO-B50_1 chromosome 3, AGI_CSIRO_Cbre_v1, whole genome shotgun sequence DNA harbors:
- the LOC134833709 gene encoding histone H1A-like, which yields MSDAVVEPTPAVAAASPAAKKTKTPKKEGAKKPKTKPTHAPTATLVMAAVKELKDRKGSSLSAIKKYIAANNKVDVEKLAPFIRKALKNAVVAGKLVQVKGKGASGSFKLPAKEKVEKKPKVAKKPAAKKTSVAKKSATKKVAKKPVAKKSTEKKEKAVKAKVAKKAGTVKPKQKATKPKAAKPAAAKKPKTPKKAAAKKPAAAKKPAAKKAAPKKK from the coding sequence ATGTCTGACGCTGTTGTCGAACCCACACCCGCCGTCGCTGCTGCCTCGCCAGCTGCCAAGAAAACGAAGACGCCCAAAAAGGAAGGCGCCAAGAAGCCCAAAACGAAGCCAACGCACGCCCCAACTGCCACGTTGGTCATGGCTGCCGTCAAGGAGTTGAAGGACCGCAAAGGCTCGTCGTTGTCTGCCATCAAGAAGTACATCGCCGCCAACAACAAGGTCGATGTCGAGAAATTGGCGCCGTTCATCAGAAAAGCCCTGAAAAATGCCGTCGTCGCTGGCAAATTGGTGCAAGTCAAGGGAAAGGGAGCTTCGGGATCTTTCAAATTGCCCGCCAAGGAGAAGGTCGAGAAGAAACCCAAAGTTGCCAAGAAGCCCGCAGCGAAGAAAACTTCCGTCGCGAAGAAGAGCGCCACGAAGAAGGTTGCCAAGAAGCCCGTTGCCAAGAAAAGCACCGAAAAGAAGGAAAAGGCAGTCAAAGCTAAAGTCGCCAAGAAAGCTGGCACCGTGAAACCCAAGCAAAAGGCAACAAAACCAAAGGCAGCGAAGCCCGCAGCAGCAAAGAAGCCAAAGACACCCAAAAAGGCAGCAGCAAAGAAACCCGCAGCAGCGAAAAAACCCGCCGCGAAGAAAGCTGCAccaaaaaagaagtaa
- the LOC134833183 gene encoding vacuolar protein sorting-associated protein 29, with product MLVLVLGDLHIPHRCGNLPLKFKKLLVPGRIHHILVTGNLCTKESHDYLKTLASDVHIVRGDFDDNPSYPEQKVVTVGQFRIGLVHGHQVIPWGDPDSLAIIQRQLDVDILISGHTHKFEAYEHENKFYINPGSATGAYNPVADPSNIIPSFVLMDIQSSTVVTYVYQLVGDEVKVERIEYKKS from the exons ATGTTAGTGCTCGTCTTGGGAGACCTTCACATTCCTCATCGGTGTGGCAATCTACCgctaaagttcaaaaaactcCTTGTGCCTGGGCGGATTCATCACATCCTCGTAACTG gaaATCTCTGCACCAAAGAGTCCCACGACTATTTGAAGACCTTGGCATCCGACGTGCACATCGTTCGTGGCGATTTCGACGATAACCCGAGTTATCCGGAACAGAAAGTCGTCACAGTCGGGCAATTTCGCATCGGTTTAGTTCACGGTCATCAAGTAATTCCATGGGGAGACCCGGATTCGTTGGCAATAATTCAGCGACAATTGGATGTCGATATTCTCATTAGTGGGCATACGCACAAATTCGAGGCGTACGAGCACGAAAATAAGTTTTACATCAATCCGGGATCCGCTACGGGCGCTTATAATCCCGTCGCCGATCCGAGCAACATTATTCCGTCGTTCGTGCTGATGGATATTCAGAGTTCGACAGTTGTTACGTACGTTTATCAGTTAGTGGGAGACGAAGTCAAGGTTGAACGGATCGAATACAAGAAGAGCTAA
- the LOC134833185 gene encoding histone H3 gives MARTKQTARKSTGGKAPRKQLATKAARKSAPATGGVKKPHRYRPGTVALREIRRYQKSTELLIRKLPFQRLVREIAQDFKTDLRFQSSAVLALQEASEAYLVGLFEDTNLCAIHAKRVTIMPKDIQLARRIRGERA, from the coding sequence atggCCCGTACCAAGCAAACTGCCCGCAAATCGACCGGAGGAAAGGCTCCTCGCAAGCAATTGGCGACGAAAGCTGCTCGCAAAAGCGCCCCAGCCACCGGCGGAGTCAAGAAGCCTCATCGTTATCGTCCCGGTACCGTCGCTCTTCGTGAGATTCGTCGCTACCAAAAGTCGACGGAGCTCTTGATCCGCAAATTGCCTTTCCAACGATTGGTTCGTGAAATCGCGCAAGATTTCAAGACTGACTTGCGTTTCCAAAGCTCCGCTGTTTTGGCTTTGCAAGAAGCCAGCGAAGCGTATCTCGTCGGTTTGTTCGAAGACACCAACTTGTGCGCCATCCACGCCAAACGTGTCACCATCATGCCCAAAGACATCCAATTGGCTCGTCGTATCCGCGGAGAACGCGCTTAA
- the LOC134836182 gene encoding histone H2B, producing MAPKTSGKAAKKAGKAQKNIAKGDKKHRKRRKESYAIYIYKVLKQVHPDTGVSSKAMSIMNSFVNDIFERIAAEASRLAHYNKRSTITSREIQTAVRLLLPGELAKHAVSEGTKAVTKYTSSK from the coding sequence ATGGCACCAAAAACCAGTGGAAAAGCCGCCAAGAAGGCAGGAAAGGCCCAAAAGAACATCGCGAAGGGCGACAAGAAGCACCGCAAACGCCGCAAGGAGTCGTACGCCATCTACATCTACAAAGTCTTGAAGCAAGTGCATCCCGACACCGGAGTCTCCTCCAAGGCGATGAGCATCATGAACAGCTTCGTCAACGACATCTTCGAACGTATCGCCGCTGAGGCAAGTCGCTTGGCTCACTACAACAAACGCTCGACGATCACCTCTCGGGAGATCCAAACTGCCGTCAGATTGTTGTTGCCCGGAGAATTGGCCAAGCACGCTGTCTCTGAAGGCACCAAGGCTGTCACCAAATACACGAGCTCCAAGTAA
- the LOC134833193 gene encoding histone H4: MTGRGKGGKGLGKGGAKRHRKVLRDNIQGITKPAIRRLARRGGVKRISGLIYEETRGVLKVFLENVIRDAVTYTEHAKRKTVTAMDVVYALKRQGRTLYGFGG; encoded by the coding sequence ATGACAGGACGTGGTAAAGGAGGAAAAGGTCTCGGCAAAGGAGGCGCCAAACGTCATCGCAAAGTGTTGCGTGATAACATCCAAGGCATCACGAAGCCCGCAATCCGTCGTCTCGCTCGTCGTGGCGGTGTCAAGCGTATTTCCGGCTTGATCTACGAAGAAACGCGCGGCGTCTTGAAAGTTTTCTTGGAAAATGTCATCCGGGATGCCGTCACGTACACGGAGCATGCCAAGCGCAAGACTGTCACCGCCATGGATGTCGTCTATGCCTTGAAACGCCAAGGACGCACATTGTACGGTTTCGGAGGTTAA
- the LOC134833187 gene encoding histone H2A: protein MSGRGKGGKVKAKAKSRSNRAGLQFPVGRIHRLLRKGNYAERVGAGAPVYLAAVMEYLAAEVLELAGNAARDNKKTRIIPRHLQLAIRNDEELNKLLSGVTIAQGGVLPNIQAVLLPKKTEKSS from the coding sequence atgtcAGGCCGTGGAAAAGGAGGAAAAGTCAAGGCAAAGGCAAAGTCTCGCTCGAACCGCGCTGGATTGCAATTCCCCGTCGGTCGTATCCATCGTCTCTTGCGCAAAGGCAACTATGCGGAGCGCGTTGGTGCCGGAGCTCCCGTTTACTTGGCTGCCGTCATGGAATACTTGGCAGCTGAAGTCTTGGAGTTGGCAGGAAACGCTGCTCGTGACAACAAGAAGACCCGTATCATTCCCCGTCACTTGCAACTCGCCATCCGCAACGACGAAGAATTGAACAAATTGCTCTCGGGCGTCACAATCGCTCAAGGCGGCGTCTTGCCAAACATCCAAGCTGTCTTGTTGCCCAAGAAAAccgaaaaatcatcataa
- the LOC134833174 gene encoding mitotic checkpoint protein BUB3-like yields MVDRKPEVQLQNPPTDAISSVKFAPQTSQYLIVSSWDCTVRLYDTVNNKLHQKYMHDAPVLDVAFQDSIHTISGGLDNQVKLYDLNSHAESILGTHEEPVKCVEYARLVNGILTGSWDRTVKLWDTRERNCVGHYEQNNGKVYSMNCIDEKLVVATSDRKVLVWDLRNMSQYLMRRESSLKYQTRAIRCFPNKEGYVMSSIEGRVAVEYFDSDPEVQAKKFAFKCHRVKENNMELIYPVNAISFHNVYNTFATGGSDGLVNIWDGFNKKRLCQFHQYDTSIAALSFNHDGSMLAIACSYMDELEKPPNSIPNPSIYVRYVHEQESKPK; encoded by the exons ATGGTTGATCGCAAACCTGAAGTTCAACTCCAAAACCCTCCCACAGACGCAATTTCTTCCGTGAAATTCGCTCCTCAGACAAGTCAATATCTAATTGTCTCATCATGG gattgCACGGTCCGTTTATATGACACAGTCAACAACAAACTGCACCAAAAGTACATGCACGATGCCCCCGTGCTAGATGTCGCCTTTCAAGACAGCATTCACACAATTAGTGGCGGTCTGGACAACCAAGTGAAGCTTTACGACTTGAATTCGCACGCGGAAAGTATTCTCGGGACGCACGAAGAGCCCGTAAAGTGTGTGGAATACGCGCGTCTCGTAAATGGCATTCTCACGGGCAGTTGGGATCGCACTGTCAAGCTCTGGGATACGCGAGAACGGAACTGCGTCGGGCATTACGagcaaaataatggaaaagtgTACTCGATGAACTGCATAGATGAGAAATTGGTCGTTGCGACGTCAGATCGGAAGGTTTTGGTCTGGGATTTACGAAATATGTCGCAATATTTGATGCGACGTGAGAGTTCGTTGAAGTATCAGACCCGCGCGATTCGTTGTTTCCCCAACAAGGAAGGCTATGTAATGAGTTCGATCGAAGGACGCGTCGCTGTCGAGTATTTTGACTCGGATCCGGAGGTACAAGCGAAGAAATTTGCCTTTAAGTGTCATCGCGTGAAGGAAAATAACATGGAATTAATTTATCCCGTGAACGCAATTAGTTTCCATAATGTCTATAATACGTTCGCcacag gcgGTTCTGATGGTTTAGTGAACATTTGGGATGGATTTAACAAGAAACGCTTATGCCAATTTCATCAATATGACACGTCGATTGCTGCGTTGTCCTTTAATCATGACGGCTCGATGTTGGCAATTGCCTGCTCGTACATGGATGAGTTGGAAAAACCTCCGAATTCGATCCCGAATCCTTCAATTTACGTTCGATATGTGCATGAACAAGAATCCAAAccgaaataa